In Lysobacter firmicutimachus, one genomic interval encodes:
- a CDS encoding MotA/TolQ/ExbB proton channel family protein: MTHFDWLHHLIARLLPVAMAVLLAACGAALIEAGLAIGERWLGLRRLERAGDPALVERLARRRIERCDLLARVPPMLGLMATIIPLGPGLAALGQGDPAQLASAVTVAFDATVLGLIAGIAGLWIGRLRRRWYEELLERMEAAA, from the coding sequence ATGACGCATTTCGACTGGCTGCACCACCTGATCGCGCGGCTGTTGCCGGTGGCGATGGCGGTGCTGTTGGCGGCCTGCGGCGCGGCCCTGATCGAGGCCGGCCTGGCGATCGGCGAACGCTGGCTGGGCCTGCGCCGGCTCGAGCGCGCCGGCGATCCGGCCCTGGTCGAGCGCCTGGCGCGGCGGCGCATCGAGCGCTGCGATCTGCTGGCGCGGGTGCCGCCGATGCTGGGCCTGATGGCGACCATCATCCCGCTCGGCCCCGGCTTGGCCGCGCTCGGCCAGGGCGATCCGGCCCAGCTCGCCAGCGCGGTCACGGTGGCCTTCGACGCTACCGTGCTCGGCCTGATCGCCGGCATCGCCGGACTGTGGATCGGCCGCCTGCGCCGGCGCTGGTACGAGGAATTGCTCGAACGCATGGAGGCGGCGGCATGA
- a CDS encoding C40 family peptidase, producing the protein MTKAAHYPGNTAPAPARGPLPLPALALAAALSALLAGCGGGRELVRKPAPPSAPIRHWPHVQPEDPDSANAVLMRAISLVGTPYRYGGNTPDSGFDCSGLVNYVYRDMLALSLPRTSRDLAAYQGPRIEPTRLAAGDLVFFGSRGNVSHVGIYVGEGRFVHAPSTGGTVRLDRLDGPYWVDHYSGAKRVLNK; encoded by the coding sequence GTGACGAAGGCCGCGCATTATCCCGGCAACACCGCTCCCGCGCCAGCGCGCGGCCCGCTGCCGTTGCCGGCGCTGGCCCTGGCCGCGGCCCTGAGCGCGCTGCTGGCGGGATGCGGCGGCGGCCGCGAACTGGTCCGCAAGCCGGCCCCGCCGAGCGCCCCGATCCGGCACTGGCCGCACGTCCAGCCCGAGGACCCCGACTCCGCCAATGCCGTGCTGATGCGCGCCATCAGCCTGGTCGGCACGCCCTACCGCTACGGCGGCAACACCCCGGACAGCGGCTTCGACTGCAGCGGCCTGGTCAACTACGTCTATCGCGACATGCTGGCCCTGAGCCTGCCGCGCACCTCGCGCGACCTGGCCGCCTACCAGGGCCCGCGGATCGAACCGACCCGGCTGGCCGCCGGCGACCTGGTGTTCTTCGGCAGCCGCGGCAACGTCAGCCATGTCGGCATCTACGTCGGCGAAGGCCGTTTCGTCCACGCCCCCAGCACCGGCGGCACGGTTCGCCTGGACCGGCTCGACGGCCCTTATTGGGTCGATCACTACAGCGGCGCCAAGCGAGTGCTGAACAAGTGA
- a CDS encoding DUF2149 domain-containing protein, which produces MSVRASRAARRRLRTRFDHDDEDPRASLVNLVDVMLVFACGLLAAITAVTPQRTPVEVARGKAIERPHRGQQGAGPGYQEVGQVYRDPKTGKLILIER; this is translated from the coding sequence ATGAGCGTGCGCGCCTCGCGCGCGGCGCGGCGCCGGCTGCGCACGCGTTTCGACCACGACGACGAAGACCCGCGCGCCAGCCTGGTCAATCTGGTCGACGTGATGCTGGTGTTCGCCTGCGGCCTGCTCGCCGCGATCACCGCGGTGACGCCGCAGCGCACTCCGGTCGAGGTCGCGCGCGGCAAGGCGATCGAGCGCCCGCATCGCGGGCAGCAGGGCGCCGGGCCGGGCTACCAGGAGGTCGGCCAGGTCTACCGCGACCCCAAGACCGGCAAGCTGATCCTGATCGAGCGCTGA
- a CDS encoding cobaltochelatase subunit CobN produces MGAAALLAFAAAAPAKTVFGVVSERAAPEAAEAARELLATRPGDRIVLRTPQQLEALDRGQLRELVGGSDAVIAVALFGEQGVRLREAASWLRQRGRGPQRLYAFHGEAGLTQSSHREGHGLGAFSADELIRVTAETPPPELVRRARGDAFAGEWLDLRALWREGGNRNLQRSYAFLLDGGAVPAAQPQPDLVLRQNGAAVAAPAADARPLLAVLDLNNADVATGDALCAQAQAQGLACLGLYARWGEASLQAVQNLRAMLGAQPLAGLVVLQDFVVGAAEGRDAATRAIAALDVPVFKAIRLLDRGQAQWRLSGDGLPASSVQYRVAMSELQGSSQPMVLAAAGAPRIDPLTGVRLQRPEPLSGEMRALVERARRWRALRAKPASERRIALIYYNHPPGRQNIGADNLDVPASLHGMLRTMRDHGYRIDDLPATPEALLERMMQLGVNTPEDGGELAAMAAQATTLSGDDYRRWFATLPAAVQGEVSDGPLARLQAQVALARAAHETELGERRVRDAERELLHLLEGIDHPARDTALAEFRHLIQAHLRCLKAEAAAAEAPCADAGAAQRRLLALQVPGLRGWGRAPGKVMVHDDTVVLPGLRLGNVFIGPQPPRGWEVDEELLHANTQIPPPHQYLAYYHWLRDVFRADAIVHIGRHSTYEFLPGKAVGLAEDDYSRLIAGDVPGIYPYIVDGVGEGTQAKRRGLAVMVDHLTPPLAATSLYDRLLTLRQLVESFESSSSEPLRAQAASEMRAQVEALQLRAELEASMADVLQVRGIGFEQADDDLLAHEIGHYLTKLQEKFMPHGLHVFGQAWDGGQLDTMLDSMRGLGEREALRGKLIESPPAEMAALLHGLDGGFVRPGKGNDPLRAPESLPTGRNFHGLDGDVLPSPLAQRLGAEQAARVLARSDGRSGSEGVVLWASDAVRDEGVMVGFSLALMGVQPRWNARGIVQGLELKPMPQGQPRRDVIVTTSGLFRDLYPNLVQLLDRGGRLALAASAKTLRAQRPELAPALAAALAPLGEQVEFGEEAVAGNGVAREWLQRTDALRAQGVPLADAGREAAWRVFGDAPGAYGAGVNRLTERSGAWSERRQIGRAYLNRMGHAYGLDANGSAAHRAFEIGLGRVERSYHGRASHLYGLLDNNDAFDYFGGLSLAVETLTGRVPQAQVLYNADAERADVEPLEAALLREFRGRYLNPAWIRPLMKHGYAGARTVSQEFLENLWGWQVTRPDVIHGWAWDEVQSVYLDDRYRLGVADFLERGHAQQAKAHMLALMLVAAQKGYWKTPEANLARLGEQLAALVARNGLPGSGHAAPDHPLWGWLQPRLSPAAQAQVAEVLARARGERGAVSTFARGETARAQQAAMRAAASNRPSPPVPAPQAAPKPPESKQSGSKQAGSKQAPAKPAEPARNAHVSELSTLAPVALVQRHPLPSALIALAIALLLGFGLRRGLAVPAARAG; encoded by the coding sequence TTGGGCGCCGCGGCCCTGCTGGCGTTCGCCGCCGCCGCCCCGGCCAAGACCGTGTTCGGCGTAGTCTCCGAGCGCGCCGCGCCGGAAGCGGCCGAGGCCGCACGCGAATTGTTGGCGACCCGACCCGGCGACCGCATCGTGCTGCGCACGCCGCAGCAGCTCGAAGCCCTGGATCGCGGGCAACTGCGCGAACTGGTCGGCGGCAGCGACGCGGTGATCGCAGTGGCCTTGTTCGGCGAACAGGGCGTGCGCCTGCGCGAGGCGGCGTCCTGGTTGCGTCAGCGTGGACGCGGTCCGCAGCGCCTGTACGCCTTTCACGGCGAAGCCGGCCTGACCCAGTCCAGCCATCGCGAAGGTCACGGCCTGGGCGCATTCAGCGCCGACGAACTGATCCGCGTCACCGCCGAAACGCCGCCGCCCGAGCTGGTCCGGCGCGCCCGCGGCGACGCCTTCGCCGGCGAATGGCTCGACCTGCGCGCGCTGTGGCGCGAAGGCGGCAACCGCAACCTGCAGCGCAGCTACGCCTTTCTGCTCGACGGCGGCGCGGTGCCGGCGGCGCAGCCGCAGCCGGATCTGGTGCTGCGCCAGAACGGCGCGGCGGTCGCCGCGCCGGCCGCCGATGCCCGGCCGCTGCTGGCGGTGCTGGACCTCAACAACGCCGACGTCGCCACCGGCGACGCGCTGTGCGCACAAGCGCAGGCGCAGGGACTGGCCTGCCTGGGGCTGTACGCACGCTGGGGCGAGGCGTCGCTGCAGGCGGTGCAGAACCTGCGTGCCATGCTCGGCGCGCAGCCGCTGGCCGGGCTGGTGGTGCTGCAGGACTTCGTGGTCGGCGCCGCCGAAGGCCGCGACGCGGCGACCCGCGCGATCGCCGCGCTCGACGTGCCGGTGTTCAAGGCGATCCGCCTGCTCGATCGCGGCCAAGCGCAATGGCGTTTGTCCGGCGACGGCCTGCCGGCCTCCAGCGTGCAGTACCGGGTCGCGATGTCGGAGCTGCAGGGCAGCAGCCAGCCGATGGTGCTGGCCGCGGCCGGCGCGCCGCGCATCGATCCGCTGACCGGGGTGCGCCTGCAGCGGCCCGAGCCGCTGAGCGGCGAGATGCGCGCCCTGGTCGAGCGCGCCCGGCGCTGGCGCGCGCTGCGCGCCAAGCCGGCGAGCGAACGGCGCATCGCCCTGATCTATTACAACCACCCGCCCGGCCGGCAGAACATCGGCGCCGACAACCTCGACGTGCCGGCTTCGCTGCACGGCATGCTGCGGACCATGCGCGACCACGGCTATCGCATCGACGACCTGCCGGCCACGCCGGAGGCCTTGCTCGAGCGGATGATGCAGCTCGGCGTCAACACGCCCGAGGACGGCGGCGAACTGGCGGCGATGGCGGCCCAGGCGACCACCCTGTCCGGCGACGACTATCGGCGCTGGTTCGCGACCCTGCCGGCGGCGGTGCAGGGCGAGGTCAGCGACGGCCCGCTGGCGCGCCTGCAGGCGCAGGTCGCGCTGGCGCGCGCCGCGCACGAGACCGAACTCGGCGAACGCCGGGTGCGCGATGCCGAACGCGAACTGCTGCATCTGCTCGAAGGCATCGATCATCCGGCACGCGACACGGCGTTGGCCGAGTTCCGCCACCTGATCCAAGCCCATCTGCGCTGCCTCAAGGCTGAGGCTGCGGCGGCCGAAGCGCCCTGCGCCGACGCCGGCGCCGCGCAGCGCCGCCTGCTGGCGCTGCAGGTGCCGGGCCTGCGCGGCTGGGGCCGCGCGCCAGGCAAGGTGATGGTGCACGACGACACCGTGGTGTTGCCGGGCCTGCGCCTGGGCAACGTGTTCATCGGCCCGCAGCCGCCGCGCGGTTGGGAGGTCGACGAGGAACTGCTGCACGCCAACACCCAGATCCCGCCGCCGCACCAATACCTGGCTTACTACCACTGGCTGCGCGACGTGTTCCGCGCCGACGCCATCGTCCACATCGGCCGCCATTCCACTTACGAGTTCCTGCCCGGCAAGGCGGTCGGCCTGGCCGAGGACGATTACTCGCGCCTGATCGCCGGCGACGTGCCCGGGATCTATCCCTACATCGTCGACGGCGTCGGCGAAGGCACCCAGGCCAAGCGCCGCGGCCTGGCGGTGATGGTCGATCACCTGACCCCGCCGTTGGCGGCGACCTCGCTGTACGACCGCCTGCTGACCCTGCGCCAGTTGGTCGAAAGCTTCGAGAGCAGCAGCAGCGAACCGCTGCGCGCCCAGGCCGCGAGCGAGATGCGCGCCCAGGTCGAGGCGCTGCAGCTGCGCGCCGAACTCGAGGCGAGCATGGCCGACGTGCTGCAGGTGCGCGGGATCGGCTTCGAGCAGGCCGACGACGACCTGCTCGCGCACGAGATCGGCCACTACCTGACCAAGCTGCAGGAAAAGTTCATGCCGCACGGCCTGCACGTGTTCGGCCAGGCCTGGGACGGGGGCCAGCTCGACACGATGCTCGACTCGATGCGCGGCCTGGGCGAACGCGAGGCCCTGCGCGGCAAACTGATCGAATCGCCGCCGGCGGAAATGGCCGCGCTGCTGCACGGCCTGGACGGCGGCTTCGTCCGGCCGGGCAAGGGCAACGACCCTTTGCGCGCGCCGGAATCGCTGCCGACCGGGCGCAACTTCCATGGCCTCGACGGCGACGTGCTGCCGTCGCCGCTGGCGCAGCGCCTGGGCGCCGAACAGGCGGCGCGGGTGCTGGCGCGCAGCGACGGCCGCAGCGGCAGCGAGGGCGTGGTGTTGTGGGCGTCCGACGCGGTGCGCGACGAAGGCGTCATGGTCGGCTTCTCGCTGGCGCTGATGGGCGTGCAGCCGCGCTGGAACGCACGCGGCATCGTCCAGGGGCTGGAACTCAAGCCGATGCCGCAGGGGCAGCCGCGCCGCGACGTCATCGTCACCACCTCGGGCTTGTTCCGCGACCTCTATCCGAACCTGGTGCAGTTGCTCGACCGCGGCGGCCGCCTGGCCCTGGCGGCGAGCGCCAAGACCCTGCGCGCGCAACGGCCGGAGTTGGCGCCGGCCTTGGCGGCGGCGTTGGCGCCGCTGGGCGAGCAGGTTGAATTCGGTGAGGAAGCGGTGGCCGGCAACGGCGTCGCTCGCGAATGGTTGCAGCGCACCGACGCCCTGCGCGCGCAGGGCGTGCCGTTGGCCGACGCCGGCCGCGAGGCGGCCTGGCGGGTGTTCGGCGATGCGCCCGGCGCGTACGGCGCCGGCGTCAATCGGCTCACCGAGCGCTCCGGCGCCTGGAGCGAACGGCGCCAGATCGGCCGCGCCTATCTCAATCGCATGGGGCATGCCTACGGTCTCGACGCCAACGGCAGCGCCGCGCATCGCGCGTTCGAGATCGGCCTGGGCCGAGTCGAGCGCAGCTACCACGGCCGCGCCTCGCACCTGTACGGCCTGCTCGACAACAACGATGCCTTCGACTACTTCGGCGGCCTGTCGCTGGCGGTGGAAACCCTGACCGGGCGCGTGCCGCAGGCGCAGGTGCTGTACAACGCCGACGCCGAGCGCGCCGACGTCGAGCCGCTGGAAGCCGCGCTGCTGCGCGAGTTCCGCGGCCGTTACCTCAATCCCGCCTGGATCCGCCCGCTGATGAAACACGGCTATGCCGGCGCGCGCACGGTCAGTCAGGAGTTCCTGGAAAACCTGTGGGGCTGGCAGGTGACCCGGCCGGACGTGATCCACGGCTGGGCCTGGGACGAAGTGCAGAGCGTCTACCTCGACGACCGCTACCGCCTCGGCGTCGCCGACTTCCTCGAGCGCGGCCACGCCCAGCAGGCCAAGGCGCACATGCTGGCGCTGATGCTGGTGGCGGCGCAGAAGGGCTATTGGAAGACGCCCGAGGCCAACCTCGCGCGCCTGGGCGAGCAACTGGCCGCGCTGGTCGCGCGCAACGGCCTGCCGGGCAGCGGCCACGCCGCGCCGGACCACCCGCTGTGGGGCTGGCTGCAACCGCGGCTGTCGCCGGCAGCGCAGGCGCAGGTGGCCGAAGTGTTGGCGCGTGCGCGCGGCGAGCGCGGCGCGGTGTCGACGTTCGCACGCGGCGAGACCGCGCGCGCGCAGCAGGCGGCGATGCGGGCCGCGGCATCGAATCGCCCGTCGCCGCCCGTGCCGGCGCCGCAGGCCGCACCGAAGCCGCCCGAATCGAAGCAGTCCGGATCGAAGCAGGCCGGTTCGAAGCAGGCGCCCGCCAAGCCGGCCGAGCCGGCGCGCAACGCGCACGTCAGCGAACTGTCGACCCTGGCGCCGGTGGCGCTGGTCCAGCGCCATCCGCTGCCGTCGGCGCTGATCGCGCTGGCGATCGCGCTGCTGCTCGGCTTCGGCCTGCGCCGCGGCCTGGCGGTGCCGGCGGCGCGGGCGGGATGA
- a CDS encoding C40 family peptidase produces the protein MTPQFTRQRRQAATPEAPLAQSTRTARATQRLLLTAALAVCALPAFAQSSTATGLSMGALPGGPSLRNDSADAPESTAGSMLPEAMTLSDRALLLATDLNRLLGPNANLGKADLPVAEQSRIKSLLQRALGLLGTPYRWGGSSPDQGFDCSGLVGYVFRNALGIELPRVSREMAKTGAVIDRASMTEGDLVFFGRRGRVDHVGIYLGDGRFVHAPRTGKDVTVSSLDTGYWSGKFMEARRVDGI, from the coding sequence GTGACGCCTCAATTCACTCGCCAACGCCGCCAGGCTGCTACCCCCGAAGCCCCCCTGGCCCAGAGCACCCGCACCGCTCGGGCTACCCAACGTCTCCTGCTCACCGCCGCGCTGGCGGTTTGCGCCCTTCCCGCTTTCGCCCAGTCCTCGACCGCCACCGGCCTGTCGATGGGCGCCCTGCCCGGCGGCCCCTCGCTGCGCAACGATTCGGCCGACGCGCCGGAGTCCACCGCCGGCAGCATGCTGCCGGAGGCGATGACCCTGTCCGACCGCGCGCTGCTGCTGGCCACCGACCTGAACCGCCTGCTCGGCCCGAACGCCAACCTGGGCAAGGCCGACCTGCCGGTCGCCGAACAGAGCCGGATCAAGAGCCTGCTGCAACGCGCCCTGGGCCTGCTCGGCACGCCCTACCGCTGGGGCGGCAGCAGCCCCGACCAGGGCTTCGATTGCAGCGGCCTGGTCGGCTACGTGTTCCGCAACGCCCTGGGCATCGAACTGCCGCGCGTCTCGCGCGAGATGGCCAAGACCGGCGCAGTGATCGACCGCGCCTCGATGACCGAGGGCGACCTGGTGTTCTTCGGCCGCCGCGGCCGGGTCGACCATGTCGGCATCTACCTCGGCGACGGCCGCTTCGTCCACGCTCCGCGCACCGGCAAGGACGTCACCGTGTCCAGCCTGGACACCGGCTACTGGAGCGGCAAGTTCATGGAAGCCCGCCGCGTCGACGGCATCTGA